A part of Sander vitreus isolate 19-12246 chromosome 8, sanVit1, whole genome shotgun sequence genomic DNA contains:
- the camk1db gene encoding calcium/calmodulin-dependent protein kinase 1Db, giving the protein MAKENGESSDGSWKKHVDDIKKIFDFKEVLGTGAFSEVVMAREKATGKMVAIKCIPKKALKGKETSIENEIAVLRKIKHENIVALEDIYESSNHLYLIMQLVSGGELFDRIVEKGFYTEMDASRLIRQVLDAVNYLHSMGIVHRDLKPENLLYFSPHDESKIMISDFGLSKMEGTGDVMATACGTPGYVAPEVLAQKPYSKAVDCWSIGVIAYILLCGYPPFYDENDSKLFEQILKADYEFDAPYWDDISDSAKDFISCLMEKDPEKRFICDQALQHPWIAGDTALCKNIHESVSRQMRKNFAKSKWRQAFNATAVIRHMRRLQLGTSFGSSIHNAKSVSNPQSRAPAKSQSVDCAPLSLEDCPPIEPLPSTVKVYNQDSDASSLVREEPSVVAEPPRPRPSTVTVINTGTK; this is encoded by the exons TGGTGCGTTTTCTGAAGTGGTGATGGCTCGGGAGAAGGCCACAGGAAAGATGGTTGCAATCAAGTGCATTCCTAAAAAAGCGCTGAAGGGAAAGGAGACGAGCATCGAAAATGAAATCGCTGTGCTTAGGAA GATAAAGCATGAGAATATTGTGGCTCTGGAGGACATCTACGAGAGCTCAAACCACCTGTACCTCATAATGCAGCT GGTGTCTGGAGGTGAGCTGTTTGACCGCATCGTAGAGAAAGGTTTCTACACAGAGATGGATGCCAGTCGGCTCATTCGACAGGTTTTGGATGCAGTCAACTATCTACACTCTATGGGCATAGTGCACAGAGACCTAAAG CCTGAGAACCTGCTGTACTTCAGTCCCCATGATGAATCAAAGATCATGATCAGTGACTTTGGCTTGTCAAAGATGGAGGGAACAGGTGACGTGATGGCCACCGCCTGTGGGACTCCAGGATACGTGG CTCCTGAGGTTTTAGCTCAGAAGCCCTACAGTAAAGCCGTGGACTGCTGGTCTATTGGGGTCATCGCTTATATTCT GCTGTGTGGTTACCCTCCTTTCTATGATGAGAATGATTCAAAGCTCTTTGAGCAGATTCTCAAGGCAGACTATGAGTTTGACGCACCATATTGGGATGACATATCAGACTCCG CCAAAGACTTCATCAGCTGCCTAATGGAAAAGGATCCAGAAAAGAGATTCATATGTGACCAGGCTCTTCAGCACCCTTG GATTGCTGGAGACACTGCTCTCTGCAAGAACATACATGAATCAGTCAGTCGACAGATGCGGAAAAACTTTGCCAAAAGCAAATGGAGG CAAGCTTTTAATGCGACGGCTGTGATCCGCCACATGAGGCGCCTGCAGCTGGGCACCAGCTTTGGCAGCAGCATTCACAACGCCAAATCCGTTTCCAACCCTCAGAGTCGTGCTCCAGCCAAGAGCCAGTCTGTGGACTGTGCCCCGCTCTCCCTGGAGGACT GTCCTCCAATAGAACCTTTGCCCTCTACTGTTAAAGTGTACAATCAGGACTCTGATGCCTCTTCTCTTGTACGAGAGGAACCATCTGTGGTGGCCGAGCCACCGCGGCCAAGACCCTCCACTGTTACAGTCATCAACACTGGGACTAAATGA